One Microcebus murinus isolate Inina chromosome 9, M.murinus_Inina_mat1.0, whole genome shotgun sequence DNA window includes the following coding sequences:
- the ARL4A gene encoding ADP-ribosylation factor-like protein 4A, with amino-acid sequence MGNGLSEQTSILSSLPSFQSFHIVILGLDCAGKTTVLYRLQFNEFVNTVPTKGFNTEKIKVTLGNSKTVTFHFWDVGGQEKLRPLWKSYTRCTDGIVFVVDSVDVERMEEAKTELHKITRISENQGVPVLIVANKQDLRNSLSLSEIEKLLAMGELSSSTPWHLQPTCAIIGDGLKEGLEKLHDMIIKRRKMLRQQKKKR; translated from the coding sequence ATGGGGAATGGACTATCAGAACAGACTTCTATCCTGTCCAGCCTACCTTCATTTCAGTCCTTCCACATTGTTATTTTGGGTTTGGACTGTGCTGGAAAGACAACTGTCTTATACAGGCTGCAGTTTAATGAATTTGTAAATACTGTACCTACCAAAGGATTTAACACTGAGAAAATTAAGGTAACCTTGGGAAATTCTAAAACAGTCACTTTTCACTTCTGGGATGTAGGTGGTCAGGAGAAATTAAGGCCACTGTGGAAGTCATATACAAGATGCACAGATGGCATTGTGTTTGTTGTGGACTCTGTTGATGTGGAAAGGATGGAAGAAGCCAAAACTGAACTTCATAAAATAACTAGGATATCAGAAAATCAAGGAGTCCCTGTACTTATAGTTGCTAACAAACAAGACTTGAGGAACTCCTTGTCTCTCTCAGAAATTGAGAAATTGTTAGCAATGGGTGAACTGAGTTCATCAACTCCTTGGCATTTGCAGCCTACCTGTGCAATCATAGGAGATGGACTAAAGGAAGGACTTGAGAAACTACATGATAtgataattaaaagaagaaaaatgttgcggcaacagaaaaagaaaagatga